CCGATTTCTCCAGCTCGCTGGAAGCGCTCGAGGCGTCGGTGCTGAATTTCCCCGACTATGTCGTCTTCGATATCGACCCGTACATCTATTCCGGCAAGGAAGCGAAGGGCGCCGAGCCTGAACTGAACACCGTCGCCTTTGAAAAGGGTAAGGAAATTGCCTTCCGCCTGCGCGAGTTGCTGGAGGAAATGCGGCTTGAGCCCATCGTGAAGACCTCCGGCAAGACGGGCCTGCACGTGTTCGTGCCGATCCGGCGCACGCTCGATTTCGACGCGGCGCGGCAGGTATCGGAGCTGGTGAGTCGTCACCTGCTGCGCCGCTACCCCAAGGACATCACCATGGAGTGGGCGGTGAACAAGCGGACTGGCAAGATCTTCATGGACCACAACATGAACGTGCGCGGCAAGACCTTGAACGTGGCCTGGTCGCCGCGCGGAGTGCCGGGTGCGCCGGTTTCCATGCCCATCAGCTGGGAAGACCTGGTACGTGCCCATCCGCTCGACTTTACCCTAACAAGTGTGGTAAAGGGCTTGATTTACAGGGAAGATCGTTGGCGAAATGCGCTCACGCGCAAGGCCGACATGGAGAAGATTCTGAAGCAGGCAAAGAAGTAGGCCGCCCGCAGTCTTCTCGGCTCGCGCGGGATCCAGGCACTGGGCAGGGCCGACAGCATGGTGGGGAACGTCATGGCTGCACGTTCGATCGCGTCGCTGACCGTATCCTTCGGCCTCGTGGCCATTCCGGTGAAGCTGTATACCGCCACCGAATCGCGCAGCGGCATTTCATTCAATCTCCTGCACAAGGCCCCGTGTGGTGCCCGTGTCAAGCAGCAGTACCTGTGCGCACGCGAGAACATCCCGATTTCCCGGGACGAGATGGTCAAGGGCTACGAGTTCGCCAAGGACCAGTACGTGATGTTCACGGCCGACGAGCTGAAGGCGCTGGAGGAGGCGGGTACTCATAGCGCGGACATCACCGAGTTCGTGCCGATCAGCGCGGTCGACCCGGTGTATTACGACAAGGCCTACTACCTTGCGCCGGACAAGGGCGGTGCAAAACCCTATGCGCTGCTCGCCCAGGCCTTGCGCGAATCCGACCGCTGCGCGATTGGTCATTGGGCAACGCGTGGCAAGAGCTACATCGTCATGATCCGTCCGGTGGAGGACGGCCTCGTCATGCAGCAACTCCTGTATGCGACCGAAGTGCGCGCGATCAGCGATCTCGACATCCCGAGGACGGAAGTGAGGGCGCAGGAATTGAAACTGGCGCAGCAGCTGATCGACGCCCAGAGCAGCGAACGTTTTGATCCCACGCAATACAAGGACGAGGTCGCCGAGCGCGTCGCCGCCGCCGTGCAGAAGAAGGTGGAGGGCGAGCAGATCACCCTGGCCGAGGAGCCCGAGGGCGGTGCACAGATCATCGACCTGATGGAAGCCCTTCGGGCGAGCCTGGAAAAAAAGGGCGCCCGCAAGGCGGAGCCGGCCGCGAAAGAGAAGCCGGCGCGCAAACCGGCCAAGCAGGTGCCGACCGTTGACGTCGAAGCGCCTAGGCGCAAGGGCGTGAAGAAGGCCAGGTGATCGCGCGCCGCTTCGTTCATCCGTTGGCGAAGAGGACACGACAGGCATGGGAATGGACGTGCAGGTCATGATGAAACCGGAGCCGTCCACCCATCCCTACGGCGTGCCCGATGTGGAACGATTGCTGCGACTGCCGCGCAGCACGTTGCGCGCATTGATCGCTGCGGGATTTGTGACGCCGGCACGCGGGCCACGCAATGCGTACCTGTTCTCGTTTCAGGATCTGATCGTGCTGCGTACGGCGCAGGCGCTGTCCAACGCAAAAGTGCCGCAGCGCCGCATCATGCGCGCACTGAAACTGCTGCGTGCACGACTGCCTGATCATCTGCCGCTCTCGCAATTGTCGCTGCAGGCGCTGGCGGATCATGTGGTCGTGCGCGAAGGTGGCGCACGCTGGCACGCCGAATCGGGCCAGTACGTCTTTTCCTTCGAAGGCGAGGCCGCTCCGGTTGCCGTGCATACTCTTCAATCGCCTGCAATGCGGAGTGCCGACGCGGCGATCATTGCTGACACGAGCTATGCCGAAGGCATCGCCCTGGAGGAAGGCGCCACCGACGCCGCCGAGCGCGCCTATCGCCGCGCCATTGCCGCCGATCCGACGCGCCTGGATGCACGCATCAATCTCGGCCACCTGCTGCACGCAAACGGTCGCACCGAAGAGGCGGAAGCCACTTACCGCGATGCCCTGTCAGCCTGCGGCAACGAGGCGACGCTGCTGTACAACCTCGCCGTGCTGCTGGATGACCTGGGCCGCAAACCCGAGGCCATGCGCACTTACGAGGCTGCGCTGCGCGAAGACGCGCAGCTGGCCGATGGTCACTACAATCTTGCGCTGCTGTACGAAGAACTTGGTCAGCCTACGCGCGCGTTGCGGCATATGGCGCACTATCGACGGCTGGTGCAGGGTGCTGAGTAGAGCGCCGGTTCAGCGTGGCAGAAACAGATCGCGTCGCCTCAGTCCGCCCTGCCAGGAGGTGTCGCAGGAGCAGGTGTTCTTGATACCGCCGCGGAGCCGGCAGGAATTGTTCACGCCTTCCCGGTAACCGCCTTCCTGTGTAGCGCGCACACGCGTGCGGAACTGGTCGGTGCCCACGACGCGGGCGCCCTGGTCGAGGCAACTGGCGCCATGGCAATAGCAGGCGCCGAAGACGCCGCCAATGCGGCAGTCCAGATTGGAGCGGCACCCGGTGCGCTCCGCGAAACAGCCGTAGGTCACCATGCCCTGGGTGTTCGGGTCACCGGTGGGCGCAACGGTCTGATAGACCGAGCCGTTGCCGTCCTCCTCCCGCGGACAGCCAATCGCCAGCAGGCCCTCGTAGGCGGTTTTCAGGTTGTAGGCGCGCTGCAGGTTCTCGCAGTCTTTCGAGCCCTTCGTCGTGCACAGGGGCGAATAGATCTGCATCCACAGCTCCCAGACCGGCTTGAAGCCGAAGCGAATCGGCTGGTCGCCCTGCGAGCCGCTGGCGATAAAGGCGTCGATGCTCTCTTTCGTGACTTCCTGCGTGATTGCCACGCGGGTCGCCTCGGTGCCGCCCATGGCAATCTGGCGCGACTCCGAATGTGTGCTCGACGCCTTCTCGCGTTGTTCGCGCGAATAGTCGGCGCAGCTGTCGACGCTCCAGCCCTTCTTTGCGGTTTCCTTACCCTCGACCGCAGCGCACGCCTTGGCCTTCAGCACATTCAGGAGGTCGGTGGTGGTCGCGCTGGAACTCTCCCACCGCTGGAAACGACTGCCGAGCTGCTGGCGGATCATGATGTGCGAGCCAAGCCGCTCCAGATACAACTGGTACGGATCCCATTCGCTCTGCTGGCCAGCCCGCTCCGGCGATATCGGCGGCAGAGCCTCGAACTGCTTCACGTCTTCCGGATCGACATTGGACTTTGCGAAGCAATCGCGGCCGCGTACCTTGAAGTCCACATTGCGCGTCGGTGTGGTGATGTCGAGGTGGGTGCTGGTCATGCGCTCGGTGGTCGTCGAATCGGCCCCCGTCATGGCTGATACCGACGCCCGCGCAGTCAGGCGTGCTGTCGAATAGCGGGCATCCAGCTCGAAGCTTGCGACTGTCTTGACCGTGAGCTCGCGCATGTTTTCCGCGCTCTGGAACTGGCGTGTCGCGCGTTCGGTTGGCGGGGACAGCGTCGCGCAGCTGCCCAGGCGCGTGTCCAGGAAGAAGTCGTTGCCTACGTCGGGCGGATCGAATCCATTGACGGCCGGCAGGTAAAACGCATGCCCCAGGCCGCGGCAGATTCCGTCGGGGCAGGCGTCCGTGCGCATCGCTTCCACGGTGTCGTTTTCCACCGTCATCGCCGGCTTTCCCGCGGCAAAGCCGAGGACCACGATCAGGCAAGCAACCCACCGCACATCGCGTAGAGCAAGACGGGCGTGGCGAGAACGATCCGGCCGGGCGGGGAGTGCGTTTCGCTTCATGTCCCAGTCTCCTGTCGAAGTGCGGGCGAATCGAGTCCCTTACCGACCGAAAGCGTACATTTTTTCCAATTCCTATCAACGGCAACTTGTTCGGCACGAAAAGGCTGTGCCCTGGCCCAGGAAACCGCGCTTGCCGGCCTATCGTGGCCTATTGGCTACGGCTCGCTGAAAGCCCAGGCACCGCGGCGGTGGGCAAATGCGACCAGATGCGGCATGGTCGACGTAGCCACATCCCGCCATACGCCGATGACATCCGGGACGCCGCTGGCTTCCACGTGTGTTGACTTGTATACGTGTTCGGCCGGCCCGTTTCATGCGCCTTCTTGTGCAGGACCCCCGGCCCCTTTGCACAGCGCACGTACAGAAGCCAGGAGAACATCCGTTGCCTCCTCGGGTGTGAGCAGCCCGGCACTGACGAATGCGCCGTTGATCAGTAACGCCAGCTGCGCGGCGAGCTGCTGTGGATGAGGCACCTTCAGCTTGCGCGCCAGGTCGTGCAGGCGCGCGCGCAGCGCCTGCATATGAGCACGGGCGACGTGGCGCGCGGGATGGTCGGGTTCGGCGAATTCCGCAGCGACGTTGATCTGCGGGCAGCCCCGGTAATTGGGGCGGGCAAGCCGTTCACCGATCCAGTGCATGTGCGCTTCCAGTTCGCTCATCGGGGCATCGGCATGCTGCTCGGCCACTTGGTCCCAGACGGACCAGAAGTCCGCGTCTTCTCGTTCCAGGAAAGCAACGATCAGGTCATCTTTCGTCGGGAAGTGGCGATAAAGACTGGTCTTTGCGACGCCCGCCTCCTGAATGACGAGGTCCACGCCGACGGCACGCACGCCCCGTGTGTAGAACAGGCGGGAAGCCGTTTGCAGGATGTGGTCGCGCAACGCCTGAGGTTGCGCCGCCGCGGTGGGGCGGGAGGATCGAGCGGGAGAGCGGGTGGCCATGGGATTGACGGCTACTGGGGTCAGGGTTGACAGGATACAGACCTGTCTGTACTTTGTGTGAAACAGACAGGTCTGTATCGTCATCTGCGGAGAGGAATCCATGACTAATCAATGCGCTACTGTCGCGGTTTACGGAGCCGGCGGCCACACCGGACGTTTCGTCGTCGCTGAACTATTACGTCGCACGATCCCGGTTATCGCGGTCGGGCGGGACCTTTCCCGGCTGCCTTCCGACGTGCCGGGCAAGGTCGCGGCCATCGACGATCCGGCGGCCCTGGACCGTGCCTTTGCCGGATGCGCCGTCGTCATCAATTGCGCAGGACCGTTTCTTGACTCCGCGGACCCCGTCGTCCGTGCCGCGCTGCGCGCCG
This genomic stretch from Tahibacter amnicola harbors:
- a CDS encoding Ku protein, giving the protein MAARSIASLTVSFGLVAIPVKLYTATESRSGISFNLLHKAPCGARVKQQYLCARENIPISRDEMVKGYEFAKDQYVMFTADELKALEEAGTHSADITEFVPISAVDPVYYDKAYYLAPDKGGAKPYALLAQALRESDRCAIGHWATRGKSYIVMIRPVEDGLVMQQLLYATEVRAISDLDIPRTEVRAQELKLAQQLIDAQSSERFDPTQYKDEVAERVAAAVQKKVEGEQITLAEEPEGGAQIIDLMEALRASLEKKGARKAEPAAKEKPARKPAKQVPTVDVEAPRRKGVKKAR
- a CDS encoding tetratricopeptide repeat protein, which translates into the protein MMKPEPSTHPYGVPDVERLLRLPRSTLRALIAAGFVTPARGPRNAYLFSFQDLIVLRTAQALSNAKVPQRRIMRALKLLRARLPDHLPLSQLSLQALADHVVVREGGARWHAESGQYVFSFEGEAAPVAVHTLQSPAMRSADAAIIADTSYAEGIALEEGATDAAERAYRRAIAADPTRLDARINLGHLLHANGRTEEAEATYRDALSACGNEATLLYNLAVLLDDLGRKPEAMRTYEAALREDAQLADGHYNLALLYEELGQPTRALRHMAHYRRLVQGAE
- a CDS encoding TetR/AcrR family transcriptional regulator, with translation MDSSPQMTIQTCLFHTKYRQVCILSTLTPVAVNPMATRSPARSSRPTAAAQPQALRDHILQTASRLFYTRGVRAVGVDLVIQEAGVAKTSLYRHFPTKDDLIVAFLEREDADFWSVWDQVAEQHADAPMSELEAHMHWIGERLARPNYRGCPQINVAAEFAEPDHPARHVARAHMQALRARLHDLARKLKVPHPQQLAAQLALLINGAFVSAGLLTPEEATDVLLASVRALCKGAGGPAQEGA